A genomic window from Diorhabda sublineata isolate icDioSubl1.1 chromosome 8, icDioSubl1.1, whole genome shotgun sequence includes:
- the LOC130447285 gene encoding putative fatty acyl-CoA reductase CG5065, whose product MSVAQFFEGKNIFITGGTGFMGKILIEKLLRSCPGTGKIYVLLRSKRGRSVEERLKQLLDGEVFDKIRENNPDALDKIIGIGGNVAELNLGLSDSDRQLLVDNVNIIYHSAASVRFDDFLDESILMNIRGTREIAQLALDLKNPTILVHVSTAYCNGDRYEVDEKLYPPHGDWRDAILLAETCDKELIHIMSEKYIYPHVNTYTFAKGLAEHVITDMCKGKIQTIITRPSIVINALDEPIAGWNDNLNGPMSLMLAAAKGLLRTSLTKLDLKLNYIPVDLVIKAIILATYDNYTESNCNEVEVYNITQPVINLTHLPFSTLARSIVIDLPVPNVLWYPRLSSTSCYYNYYLQAIFYQMLPAIFFDIFLKLMGKKTMVVKIQRKLYISTVILTPFTMQNFTFKNDKMINILKKLRETNPDFDFRIKLSHEELYKFLIDMKNGTVKYTMKESMDPTGQTEKKHLQRLKIIDIILKIILVCLSCWLLLFKFNTIEWSLNQVYNHFQKL is encoded by the exons atgagTGTAGCGCAATTTTTCgaagggaaaaatatttttataacaggCGGTACTGGATTTATgggaaaaattttgattgaaaaattattgaggtCCTGTCCGGGAACCGGAAAAATTTACGTTTTACTCAGATCCAAAAGAGGTCGAAGCGTTGAAGAAAGGTTAAAACAACTTTTAGATGGCGAG gtatttgataaaataaggGAAAATAATCCTGATGCACTTGATAAAATAATAGGCATCGGAGGAAATGTAGCAGAACTAAATTTAG GATTAAGCGATTCGGATAGACAATTATTGGTAGATAATGTCAATATAATATATCATTCAGCAGCTTCCGTTCGATTCGATGATTTCCTTGACGAATCCATACTGATGAACATCAGAGGGACAAGAGAAATCGCACAATTAGCTTTAGATTTGAAGAATCCGACTATTTTGGTGCACGTTTCTACAGCTTACTGTAACGGGGATCGTTATGaagttgatgaaaaattataccCACCGCATGGCGATTGGAGAGACGCTATACTTTTAGCCGAAACCTGCGATAAAGAATTAATACATATAATGtccgaaaaatatatttatcccCATGTTAATACATACACTTTCGCAAAAGGTTTAGCAGAACATGTTATAACTGACATGTGTAAAGGGAAAATACAAACCATCATAACTCGACCATCAATAG TGATAAACGCTTTAGATGAACCAATTGCGGGATGGAATGACAACTTAAATGGTCCCATGAGTTTAATGTTAGCTGCTGCGAAAG GATTATTACGGACATCTTTAACTAAATTAGATCTCAAATTGAACTATATACCTGTAGATTTGGTGATAAAAGCAATCATTTTGGCCACATATGATAATTATACTGAATC caACTGCAATGAAGTCGAAGTTTATAATATCACCCAACCTGTTATAAATCTAACCCATCTACCTTTTAGTACATTAGCAAGGAGTATTGTTATAGATTTACCGGTACCAAATGTATTGTGGTATCCGAGACTTTCATCGACTTCTtgttattacaattattatttacaggcgatattttatcaaatgttGCCAGccatatttttcgatatttttttgaaattgatggGGAAAAAAACAAT ggtggtcaaaatacaaagaaaattatatataagtaCTGTTATACTAACGCCTTTCACAAtgcaaaatttcacatttaaaaatgacaaaatgaTTAATATACTAAAAAAACTGAGGGAAACAAACCCAGATTTTGATTTTCGGATCAAATTGTCTCAtgaagaattatataaatttttaattgacaTGAAAAATGGAACTGTCAAATACACTATGAAAGAAAGTATGGATCCTACAGGTCAGACGGAAAAGAAGCATTTGCAAAG attgaaaataattgatataatattgaaaattatattagtttGCTTATCGTGTTGGTTGctacttttcaaatttaatacaATAGAATGGAGCCTGAATCAAGTCtataatcattttcaaaaattgtaa